TCTTCGGCAACGCCGGACGCGAACACATGGAGAAGTACGGCACCAAACCAGAGCAGTTCGCCAAGATCGGCCTGAAGAACCACAAGCACTCGGTCAACAACCCGTACTCGCAGTTCCGGGACGAGTACTCGCTCGAAGACATTCTCAAGGCGCCGATGGTCTACGATCCCCTCACCAAGCTGCAGTGCTGCCCGACGTCGGACGGCGCCGGGGCGGCGATCGTGGCCAGCGAGGACTTCGTCAAGAAACACAACCTGCAGAAGCAGGCTGTCGAAATCCTCGGTATGGCGATGGCGACCGACCTCCCCAGCTCGTTCGACGAGAAGAGCTGCATCAAGCTGATCGGTGTCGACATGACCCGCAAGGCGGCACAGCAGGTCTACCAGCAATCGGGCCTCGGGCCGGAGAACGTCGACGTGATCGAGCTGCATGACTGCTTTTCGGCCAACGAACTGGTGACCTATGAGGCGCTCGGCTTGTGTCCCGAAGGCAAAGGCGGCGAACTGATCGACTCGGGCGCGGTGACCTATGGCGGGAAGTGGGTGGTCAACCCGTCCGGCGGCTTGATCTCCAAGGGGCATCCGCTGGGGGCCACCGGTTTGGCCCAGTGCAGCGAGCTGAACTGGCAGCTGCGCGGACTGTCGGAGAAACGCCAGGTGCAGGGGGCAAAGGTCGCGCTGCAGCACAATCTCGGTCTCGGCGGCGCCGCGGTCGTCACCATGTATCGCAAGGCCAGCATCGCCGGCTGACCAAGGAAGCACGCAAGAAGTCACCAGCGGTCAGCGATCAGCGTTCAGCCGGAAGGACAACTTTTCGGCGGCCGATCGCTGGCCGCGCATTTCAGAAGGCCGGGAGGCGCTGTGGAGCAAACGCAATTCAGCCGGCAAGAGATCGAGGCGGCATGGCGCACGCGCATGGCGCTGCAAGACGCCGATGATTGGGAAGGTTTTGGAAAAACCTTTACCGCAGACGCCGTGTACATCGAGCATCAATTCGGCGTCTTCGCGGGACGCGACAGGATCCTGGCGTGGCTCGTTCCCGTGATGGAGTACTGTAAGGACTGGACCTATCCAGTCGAGTGGGTGGCCATCGACGGCAATCGCGTCGTCCATAAGTGGCAGAATCGGCTGCCAGGGCAGAAACCGGACGGCACTTACTACGAGTTCGCCGGCATCACCGTCATGCTCTACGCCGGCAACGGTATGTTTTCGTTCCAAGAGGACATCTATAACCAACACGAGCTCGACAAGGTATTGAAGGAGTGGCACGCGGCCCGCAGCCGCGCCTGACGCGCACGGCGCGTCGGTCTCCGCCGCACCTTCTGCCAGCTCTTCTATAGAGGGGCAGGCCGGGTTCAGGGCGTGGAGCAGCGCCACAGGGAGGGACGATGAACGAGTTCATGCTGGATGAGCAAGCGCG
This portion of the Candidatus Binatia bacterium genome encodes:
- a CDS encoding lipid-transfer protein; translated protein: MGRKVFVVGVGMTKFEKPGSKQWDYPDMAKEAGSKALQDAGIPYADVEQACVGYCYGDSTCGQRAVYGLGLTGIPIYNVNNNCSTGSTALFMAKQFVEGGIAECVLALGFEKMEKGSLGVKYSDRTNPLDRHFELMVSLRQFAPAPGAAQFFGNAGREHMEKYGTKPEQFAKIGLKNHKHSVNNPYSQFRDEYSLEDILKAPMVYDPLTKLQCCPTSDGAGAAIVASEDFVKKHNLQKQAVEILGMAMATDLPSSFDEKSCIKLIGVDMTRKAAQQVYQQSGLGPENVDVIELHDCFSANELVTYEALGLCPEGKGGELIDSGAVTYGGKWVVNPSGGLISKGHPLGATGLAQCSELNWQLRGLSEKRQVQGAKVALQHNLGLGGAAVVTMYRKASIAG
- a CDS encoding nuclear transport factor 2 family protein — its product is MEQTQFSRQEIEAAWRTRMALQDADDWEGFGKTFTADAVYIEHQFGVFAGRDRILAWLVPVMEYCKDWTYPVEWVAIDGNRVVHKWQNRLPGQKPDGTYYEFAGITVMLYAGNGMFSFQEDIYNQHELDKVLKEWHAARSRA